The following are from one region of the Chanos chanos chromosome 10, fChaCha1.1, whole genome shotgun sequence genome:
- the tmem169b gene encoding transmembrane protein 169, with protein MEQVEQSGGESPQLTSVKSGTCRNQIEEGDAGTGTRRKRRKKEPRPESIIVYRSDTERTPGEDHGGDTEGTERSSEEGAKFLTTPTSEGWHIPPDSRYVTLTGTITRGKKKGQMVDIHVTLTEKELQDMARSKERLDAECEAGEGAKRSCGFGCNQGPHIVLWSLSCAPVVFLLSFITSFYYGTLTWYNVFLVYNEERTFWHKITVCPCLIVFYPMLIMAVSLSLGLYAAVVQVSWTFSEWWLAVRDLEKGFCGWACGKLGLEDCSPYSIVELLDSDTISRSLPGKTPGETVQTSSV; from the exons ATGGAACAGGTGGAACAATCGGGAGGCGAAAGCCCACAGTTGACGTCAGTAAAATCAGGAACATGCAGAAACCAGATTGAGGAAGGGGATGCAGGTACCGGTAccagaagaaagaggagaaagaaggagcCACGGCCAGAGTCCATCATCGTGTACCgctctgacacagagaggacacCTGGGGAGGACCATggtggagacacagaggggaCAGAGCGAAGCTCAGAAGAGGGGGCGAAATTTCTGACTACTCCAACAAGTGAAG GCTGGCACATACCCCCCGACAGTCGCTACGTCACACTGACAGGCACCATCACACGAGGAAAGAAGAAAGGCCAAATGGTTGACATTCACGTGACTTTAACGGAGAAGGAGCTACAGGACATGGCGAGGTCTAAAGAGCGTTTGGATGCGGAGTGCGAAGCCGGAGAAGGTGCTAAGCGTTCGTGCGGTTTCGGTTGTAATCAGGGTCCCCACATTGTGCTGTGGAGTTTGTCCTGCGCTCCTGTGGtgttcctcctctctttcatcacCTCCTTCTATTACGGCACGCTCACTTGGTATAACGTCTTTCTGGTGTATAACGAAGAGCGGACGTTTTGGCACAAAATCACAGTTTGCCCCTGTCTGATCGTCTTCTACCCCATGTTAATCATGGCCGTGTCATTGTCACTGGGTCTCTATGCAGCTGTGGTTCAGGTGTCGTGGACCTTCAGCGAGTGGTGGTTAGCAGTGCGAGATCTGGAGAAAGGCTTCTGTGGCTGGGCATGTGGGAAATTAGGACTGGAAGATTGCTCACCGTACAGCATAGTGGAGCTGTTAGACTCCGACACTATCTCGAGAAGTTTGCCGGGAAAGACCCCTGGTGAGACTGTGCAGACTTCCTCTGTGTGA
- the LOC115822092 gene encoding ATP-dependent 6-phosphofructokinase, liver type-like produces MTSTGLENLRKTGAGKAIAVLTSGGDAQGMNAAVRAVTRMGICVGAKVYLIHEGYQGLVDGGDNIKLAHWHSVTNIIQLGGTVIGSARCKAFTTREGRLSAAFNLVKRGITNLCVCGGDGSLTGANIFRSEWSGLLAELVEKGRISESAAKQYDHLNIVGLVGSIDNDFCGTDMTIGADSALHRIMEIIDAITTTAQSHQRTFVLEVMGRHCGYLALVSALASGADWLFIPEAPPEEGWEERMCARLGESRSKGSRLNVIIVAEGAINKNGDPISSNYIKDLVVERLGFDTRVTVLGHVQRGGTPSAFDRVLSSKLGVEAVVALMEAVPDTPACVIGQAGNQIVRLPLMEAVELTKEVQKAMNEKRFQEAIQLRGRSFENNWNIYKLLAHQKPAQSESGYSMAILNVGAPAAGMNAAVRSAVRVGLAAGHKVYMVNDGFEGLANAEINEVSWHSVAGWTGQGGSLLGTKRTLPNTCMENIVKVLNKYSIQSLLVVGGFEAYEGIVQLYEARGRYDALCIPTCMIPATISNNVPGTDFSLGADTAVNAAMESCDKIKQSASGTKRRVFVVETMGGYCGYLATITGIAVGADAAYIFEDPFNIHDLKTNVEHLTEKMKKDIQRGLVLRNEKCHKHYTTDFIHKLYSSEGQGVFDCRVNVLGHLQQGGAPSPFDRNFGTKLGVRAVQWLTEKMTDTFRQGRVFANAPDTACVLGMNKKTLSFSPVTELKAQTDFEHRMPKVQWWLNLRLMLKMLARYQTCFDEYVTGEIEHVTRRSLSIDTGF; encoded by the exons GGTTATCAGGGACTCGTAGATGGAGGTGACAACATCAAGCTTGCCCACTGGCACAGTGTAACCAACATTATCCAACTG GGAGGAACTGTTATTGGTAGTGCGCGGTGCAAGGCCTTCACCACGCGTGAGGGTCGTTTATCTGCTGCTTTTAACCTGGTAAAACGTGGCATCACTAACCTGTGTGTATGCGGCGGAGATGGAAGCCTCACAGGAGCAAACATCTTCCGTAGCGAGTGGAGCGGACTGCTCGCTGAGCTGGTGGAGAAAG GCAGGATCTCAGAGTCTGCTGCAAAGCAGTATGATCACCTGAACATCGTAGGTCTGGTTGGATCTATTGACAATGACTTCTGTGGCACTGACATGACTATCGGAGCTGACTCTGCTCTTCATCGTATCATGGAGATTATTGATGCAATCACCACCACTGCTCAAAG TCACCAGCGCACCTTTGTTTTAGAGGTCATGGGTAGACACTGCGG ataTTTGGCACTCGTATCTGCCCTGGCCTCTGGAGCTGATTGGCTCTTCATCCCTGAAGCCCCTCCAGAGGAAGGCTGGGAGGAACGGATGTGTGCCCGTCTCGGAGAG AGCCGTAGCAAGGGATCCAGACTCAACGTCATAATCGTTGCTGAAGGGGCAATCAACAAAAACGGAGATCCTATTTCCTCCAACTACATAAAAGAC TTGGTGGTGGAGAGGCTGGGGTTTGACACCCGGGTGACTGTGCTGGGTCATGTACAGAGAGGAGGTACTCCCTCTGCCTTTGACAGAGTGCTG AGCAGTAAGCTGGGTGTGGAGGCGGTGGTTGCCCTGATGGAGGCTGTACCTGACACTCCGGCCTGCGTTATTGGCCAGGCGGGGAACCAGATCGTGCGGCTGCCCCTCATGGAAGCTGTGGAGCTG ACTAAGGAGGTACAAAAAGCCATGAATGAGAAAAGATTTCAGGAAGCCATCCAGCTGCGTGGGAG GAGCTTTGAAAACAACTGGAATATTTACAAGTTACTGGCCCACCAGAAACCTGCTCAGTCTGAG aGTGGATACTCTATGGCCATTCTGAATGTGGGAGCTCCGGCGGCTGGCATGAACGCTGCTGTGAGATCTGCAGTAAGAGTTGGACTGGCAGCCGGACACAAAGTCTACATGGTTAATGATGGTTTTGAAGGGCTCGCCAATGCAGAG ATTAATGAGGTGTCATGGCACAGTGTGGCTGGCTGGACTGGACAAGGAGGATCTCTGCTTGGGACAAAGCG AACTCTTCCCAACACTTGCATGGAGAACATAGTGAAAGTGCTCAATAAGTACAGTATCCAGTCCTTGCTTGTTGTTGGAGGTTTTGAG GCCTATGAAGGGATTGTGCAGTTGTATGAAGCTAGGGGGCGCTATGACGCGTTGTGCATTCCCACGTGCATGATTCCTGCCACCATAAGCAACAACGTCCCTGGCACGGATTTCAGCCTGGGTGCTGACACTGCAGTCAATGCAGCTATGGAA AGCTGTGATAAGATCAAACAGTCTGCCTCAGGGACAAAGCGACGGGTGTTTGTAGTGGAAACCATGGGAGGATACTGTGGCTATCTCGCCACCATTACTGGCATTGCCGTTGGAGCAGATGCTGCCTATATCTTTGAGGACCCCTTCAACATACATGACCTCAAG ACCAATGTGGAACATCTCacagagaagatgaagaagGACATTCAGAGAGGCCTGGTCCTGAG GAACGAGAAGTGTCACAAGCACTACACCACTGATTTTATCCATAAACTCTACTCTTCTGAGGGACAGGGTGTGTTTGACTGCAGAGTCAATGTGCTTGGGCATCTCCAGCAG GGAGGAGCGCCCTCGCCCTTTGACAGGAATTTTGGTACAaagttgggtgtgagagcagTGCAGTGGCTGACGGAAAAGATGACTGACACATTCAGACAAG GTCGTGTGTTCGCCAATGCACCTGACACAGCCTGTGTTCTTGGTATGAACAAGAAAACGCTGTCCTTCAGTCCAGTGACTGAGCTTAAGGCTCAAACTGACTTTGA ACATAGAATGCCCAAAGTGCAGTGGTGGCTGAACCTGCGTCTGATGCTGAAGATGTTGGCCAGGTACCAAACCTGCTTCGACGAGTATGTGACCGGAGAAATCGAACACGTGACGCGTCGTTCCCTCAGCATAGATACTGGGTTTTAA